GGTCAATTATCAAGAATGAGCCAGCGTGAATGTAAAGGAGCTATGGCCGACGCATGAGCCAGCGGAGAATGACCGCGTAGAAAAATCCCCGCCGCCCCGCTCCACATCTCCGCCCGGAAATAAGAAGACGCCGTTGGATGGTGCAtcgagagaagaagacatcCAGTGCTGTGAGATTTTGAGGAGATGCGAAAGACATGGCTATCGATCACATATCGGTCAATGGCCTGCTTGGACAGCTTCAGGCATATTTCACACTtgatttaaaaaaaaggcaccCAGCGGTCATCGAAGAATAAAAGATGAGACGGTAGACTCGGTATAGTAACGCCTCAAGCCGACTTGGTGCTGCCAGTTCCTATACAGGGTCATCTAGGTATCTCTAGCATTCAGGATCAGGGAGCGGGCAGCATTTGTACCCGACTCCAAAGGTGAAAGCGAACCGGAACCTAAGATATTCCCCCAGAGCGAATTCATGGACCACCTCGAGCATCGACCAGTTATCAAATCAATACAGATTGGCCCTAGGTCTGTACGGCAGAGCCTACTAACAGTGAAACACACTAATAGCTCGAGGATACTAAGGCTGATCTAGCTAGAAAACCGATGCTCGCTCAAATTCTATTCACTTACTGCTGAGTCTTGACTATGAATGTTGCAAGTAGAAAGGCTTGTGACGTGATTTGGCATCGGATCTAGTACTGATTCGAGAGACCATTTGGTACGCTGAAACATGATCGTTTCTCTCGAAGGCTAACTAGGAAGTTGCGTAGGTGAGTAGTCATCATGCAATCCAGCTGGACGGGATGTGGGATCTCTCGACCTTGACTGACATCTGTTTCCCAACGCCTCTCTCATTGCTATTACAAACCACTTCCACCCCCCCTCGCTATTTACTTCAATCTTCATATCCATTTAGCTTCGTAGCATAGTACCTTAAAATGCCAGTCTACCATATCGGTGAGTATTACCATGACTTGGTTGCACTCCTCTTCACGCTCTCTTTCATACGCAGAATGCGGGGGAGCCGTGTACCTACCTCCGTCAGTCCAGAATCACAATCTAACAAGAAACCAAGTACTCTTCCGCCTGAAAGAAGGCGTGACACCAGCTCAGCTGAGTGCTTTCTCCGAGACGGCCAAGGGCATGGTCGGTAAAATTCCAGGTCCGTATCGCAGTTCCCTCGAGAAGGCTCACGACCTGTCCGGCATCCAAAAGAGCCAGGATGCAAGAATCCTAACCGGGGTGGTGGTCTGTAGGCTTGATCTCTCTGGAATGTGGAAAGCCTCTTCCAATCTGTCTGCCACGGGCGCATGGCTTCGACATGGGCCTCGTCGCGGTTCTGGAGAAGTCGGACACCGTCGCAACGTATGCCATCCACCCGGCTCACTTGGAGTAAGTAAAAAGATAGTCCCGAGTTCTCTGCTCCCTTCGATCCACTTGCACGGATGAAAAGATCTGCAAGGGcgtgaccacccttctcCCTGATTGAAGAAACTCACGGTCGCCTTAGAGTTCACAAGTTGAGAGAGGAGCTCTGCGATGAGACGCTAGCCTATGATCTGGAGTTCTAGGCTACGGGGGGCCTCCGTCGACAGTGCCCGTGACTGCCATGAACATGTCCGGCAGAGGAGGTTTGCAGTGGAGGATACTTACATGAATAGGAGCTGTTAAGAGACGCGCGGAGATGCGACCAATGTTTGAAGTTGAATTGGAACCTCAGTCATGATTCACTTAGAATAACCAGAAAAGACATAAAACGCCGGTGTGACTGGGTTCATATCATGACACTTTTTTTCATCCCGCCCAGACCcatagagagaaaaagaaaaagaaatggaaatagagagaaagagggggaaaaaggaagcaAAATCGAGGAGATGCAAGGCTAGCTTTACTCCTTAGCATCCACCTTCTTGGCAGGATGGTCACCGTTGGACTCATCCTCACGGGCGCGCTTCTCACCGGTGCCGGTCGCTTGGATGACGGGTACACCTCGGGCGTCCTTCTTGAACCCGCTCTGTTGATCCTCGTTACGGCGCTCCCGCCAGTCGCGCTTGTCCTCGCGGTCACGGcctccacggccaccacggccaccgcgaccaccacgaccacgtCCACCGCGACCGGGGCGCCCACCACGGCCGGTGTTGGCAAAGACCTTGCCAGCCTTGATGTCAGCGACCTTCTCGGCGCAGTActccttcttgctcttgatgATCAGGTCTTCACCCTTCCACTTGGGCTTTTCAGCAAGCTCCAAGAAAGCCTTCTGCTTCTCTTCGTCGGCAAACTCGACGAAAACGCTGGCCTTGAAGGTCTTGTCCTGAGTGCGGCGTAGGCGAACGGCCTTGATAGGACCGTAAGGCTCAAAGAATGCCTCGATGTCGAGCTGAGTGGTGGGCTCCTCCTCGCCAAACTTGCCGAAGCCCTTGGCGTAGATGCTCCGGGCCATAGCCTTGTCCTCGAAGACCTTGACCGCCTCGGCGTTGTTGTCGAGGTTGATAGACTCGGGTAGGGGAACCTTGCGCTTCACGGCGGTGTCATTCTCGGTCAATTCCAGGGTCTCCGAGTCCTTGAGGGCCTTGACGATGGCCTCGAACGGCTGGAAGCGACGCATGCGCTTGAAGGAGTGGAGGAGATCCAGGGGCACGGCGTTGTTGGCGCTGCCGCCAACCTTGCCAAGCAGGAACTTGTCCATGGGCAGGTTGGAATCAGAGAAGTAGAATTCAACCTATTCAAGTTAGGTCAGAAGGAATATTCGATCACCCATCACCCAAAAGTGAGTGGTAGTCATACCTGCTTGCGGATCTCCACTGGGTCGTCAGTCTCCTTCTGCGAAGACGGGTCGAACTTGGCGTTGTTGGCGCGAGTGAAGCGACCGCTGCGCTGCGGGCGCGAGTCGTTTTGCTGCTGGGGCTTCTCCTCAGATTGCTCTGACTTCTCACCCAGCTTTGCGGCTTCCGCGACAATGCGAGCCTCCTCGGCATCGGTCTTGTCGGTCTTTTCCGCCTCGGTGGATGCACCATTCTCCTTCAGCTCAGCGAGGACGTTCTGCACATCCTGCTCGGCGGCCACGTTGGTGGCGGGCTTCTGCTCCTCGGCCATGGTGAAATGAGTGAGACGTGAGACGGAAAGGTGTATTCAGATGAGGAATCGGGAGAGCGGGTGAGAAAAGAGGCGCAATGTCGTTGCGCAACACAAAAATCACCGGGATGAGCAAATTCACCTAAGACCAATTCAACGTGAGACAATGAAGAACGGGTGAAGAGGaatggcaaaaaaaaaattaatTCAGCGAGGGCGCGGCGTGGGTCGTCACCGTTAATGAGCTCGGCGGGGAtgggattttttttcgggACGCGGAAGCTGCGTTGTTGCCTGAGGCTTAGAGGCTAGACTGGAGGCAGCCTAGCACAGGCTCCACTAGACAGAACGAGCATAGCATCCACTTGCGGTGCATAGTGACACTGGCTCATGGGGGTAACCAAAAGATGTAGAGATGAAATGATGGGGAAGCCAGGGTCATGACAGAGCGCTGTCGAATGAGGTGAAGTGAGAAATTTCAAGAGGAATGATCTGGGTGCGACACGGTGAAATTTGATCTTAAGTTTCCCTTAGGAACTTAGTTCTTCGGCGTTAAAAAGAACTGAACACAGTACCAGGTCAGGCAGTAGGCAGTCGACGAGGTCGtgctttcctttttcagACAAACGGCCCAACACATCCTGTCAGACACGGCTCGAATCATGAGAGACTTTCAAATGACTCACTTGCGGGATGCTTTTGTCTGTCTAGACTTTTTCACAGGCCTCTGAGTTTGCTACGAATCGCATACCGTCACTTGGATTGAAACCAAATTTACATTTCAAAGTCTTGTGTACTGGCCTGAATGACCCTCGGACTCGAGAAGCGTGACCAATCTTTGACTTTCAACACTCGGTGATGGTGTCGGCTCATTCGTGACGCATTCCGTGGCAATCTCGAACTGGCTGTTGACCGGGCAAGATGGCAGATGGCGAGCAGAAAAGTCTGCAAGGCTACCTGCAAATCCAAGATGTAAGATTCGAGAGCTGCATACCACAAAATCAATTGCTAACGGGATTGAACAGGTCATCTATCTGGCTGTAGTTGGCCCTTTGATGCTCGCCGCTGTCTTTGAATGGGTTCTTTGGCTAGCTGCCTTTCTTTACTGTTTGGTCAAAGTCTATGTCAAAGCGGACCATTGGAGTATCAAAGTGCTTGCTGCTCTGATGATTGTGCTTTTCACATTGTTTCGGTACGTCAATTTCAGTTTGAAGGAGTCGGATGTGCCGAATGGGATAAATTTAGGTATTGTGTGGCTGACAATTTTAAAAATTCGACAGATTGGCATTTCTCCCCGTGATGGCTGTGACGCTgcctcttccctcttccatctctcgaCACATCCCGAGCCACATGGCAACAATCTTTCAATGGTTTGCGTTTTGGACATTCTCTATCCTGCTCACCGGGCCTTGGCTCTTCTGTGTGTATGGCCTGGTTACGAATCAcatgggaagaaagaaacgaATCAAACAGGTCTTGGACGATCAAACTGCCCCCAAGACGGTCGTTGTCATGCCAGTCTACAAGGAAGATCCCGAGACACTTATCAAGGCCGTCAATTCTGTAGTGGAGAGTGACTATCCCGCGTCGTGTATtcatgtctttctctcctggGATGGTGATGCAATCGATGAATCGTACCTTCGCGTGATACACCACCTCGGAATTCCAGTCTCACTCAAGTGCTACCCTCAGAGCATTGATGTCGTGTACAAGGCCGTACGCATCACTGTGTCACGCTTCAAACATGGAGGAAAGCGACATTGTCAAAAGCAGACCTTCAGACTAATCGACAGAGTCTATGTGGAGTATCTGAAATTGCACGATGACCTTTTTGTCCTGTTCATCGATTCGGATTGCATTCTCGACCAATACTGCCTGCAGAACTTTATGTACGACATGGAACTCAAACCGGGCAGCCCTCGCAACATGCTGGCAATGACGGGCAtcatcacctccaccacAACCAAAAACTCTCTCATCACGGTGCTCCAAGATATGGAGTATATACATGGGCAACTGTTCGAACGATCAGTCGAGTCCGGATGCGGTGCGGTGACCTGCCTGCCGGGTGCCCTCACCATTCTTCGCTTTTCGGCCTTCCGGAAGATGGCCAAATATTACTTTGCAGACAAGGCCGAACAGTGTGATGATCTTTTCGACTACGGCAAATGCCACCTCGGTGAGGATCGCTGGCTCACCCATCTGTTCATGATTGGTGCCAAGAAACCCTATCAGATACAGATGTGCACCGGGGCCTTTTGCAAGACTGAGGCGGTCCAGACTTTCAAGAGCCTGTTGAAACAACGCCGCCGATGGTTTCTGGGATTCATCACGAATGAAGCGTGCATGCTTACCGATATTCGACTCTGGGTACGATATCCCTTGCTGTGTATAGTGCGATTCATGCAAAATACGATTCGTACTACTGCCCTCTTATTCTTTATCATTGCCATCGCTCTCATCACAACATCCAAGAAAGTGGATGATCTCCCTGTTGGATTCATCGGGGTCTCGGTGGGACTGAATTACCTGCTCATGTTCTACTTTGGTCTTCAGCTCAAACGCTTCAAGACCTGGTTGTATCCAATCATGTTTGTCATTAATCCGTTCTTCAACTGGTTGTATATGGTGTATGGCATCTTCACGGCCGGGCAGCGGACCTGGGTGGTCCGCGAGCGGATGCAGCCGCCGCAGACACCCATACTACACCAGCTGAGGCGGTAGAGAAGGCTCGAGCCCAAGGTGACGAGCTGAATGTGGACGTCGATACTTTCCGGGCAGGACTCGTGCGCCAGCGACCAGTTCCAGTGCGACCATCAGTGAAGGTGGAGGGACGTTTTGCCCCTGCCGAGCAGATACATGATGGCTCGTATCTGCATCCTCGAGACCACATTCCCGCTATAGTTCAGATGGATGGTTCTCTACCTCAGATTCCTCGAATTCATCCCCCGGGTCACTTCCATTACTCATCAGAGTCTCTGGTCAGTGGGTCCTCTGACTATGGCTCCCATACCGTCTCTCTCCCCCAGCATGTCGATAGTCTGATGAGCGAAGAGGATCGGCGAAAGTGGTACTACGCTCACCAGGCTACAGGGTCACTGGGCTTGTCGATCCTAGAAGACCGATCTGACAGTTGTCTCGTAGACCTGGCTGCACAGCGGCCGGTCCGAATTGTGAGAGCAGCCACGGAGGCTAGGCCAGGCTTGGTCCAATTGGGCTCGTCTGAGCCTGCTACTGTCAGTCGGGTCGTCAAGAAGGGCGTAGCGCGTGTTCCTGCATGAGATAGGAATGCGGACTCAAAGGTCCTCCTGTGGGATGCAAGTCAGTCTTGTGAGAGAAGACCCTCGCAGCGCTCTCGCTGTGCCTCGACGGCTTGTACACCTGCATGCAGCCTTGCAACCTGGTGTGATGACTCTCCTCTCGGCCCACCCCAATTATTATTAGAGCCAGAGATTGTTTCCTGTAGGGGAACTACCGAAAAGGCTTCGCTCGTATACTTAGTTTTGGCCATTATGCAACTTTAAAGCGATTGCTCCTTACCTCGCATCGCCGTTATGATCGTGAGCCTAACAGGATTCCTTGTTGTAAATTGTCCAGGCATGATCGTGGATTTACCATTCATTGGAACTCCCACGGAGACTGCTCACGGCGCTCAGTGTCCATGAGAAGTGACAATCCCTCTGCCCCGTGTGGCCCTTGGACGATTCCTTCCGGAGCCACCCGAGTGGTGAAAGCTGAAGCCGTAGATATCATTGACCATGATATTCTCCCATTGCCTAGTATCTTGGCATGGAGATGTCATCATTTTTGTTACGTGATTGTTGTTGGAGTACAGGACGGGCTCCCAGTCTCCGTAGTCTCGTGCCTAATTGCAGGTAGCTCAACTTGGACACTGGATTGAGTGATTTACATGTTATTACATCCATCGAGTAAGCCAACGGTCCAGGAAGACGGCTGTCTGCCTCTAACTTTGTAGCCTGTAGGGAACGGTTAGAGGGTCGGATGTACTGAATCTGGGACAACAATTGCGCCCCAATTGGGCTCTGGTACGGGCCAGTCCCGACTCACACGCATCAAGCGGGTGCCAAATTCCCAGACCGCTTTTTGTGCCTTACCCAACTCCTCAAAGGCAAATCCGCGCTGTCCAGTGGCGGATTCTGGGCGTCGTGCCGCTTTCGAGTTTTCTGCCCGTGCAAATCCTCCTTATTGCATCACTCGGCCCCGCTGTCGGACCCTTGGTCTCAGCCCTACTTTGATATGGCGCTGTGCTGTATGTGATTGTGGCGACAATATGATTACTGGCAGAAATTTCTTGAGTTGAGTGAAATCATCTCTCATTTCGAGAAGAATTGAGAGACACACGAGTCCACGAGAATTGCTGCGATGGTTGTTTAGATTTTTGACCAACTGAGGCGGGCCATTCTGTAGGCGGTCAGGGCTGCGAAACAATCCAGTAGCCGCCAGAACATTCGATCGTGCACAGTGCAGCTTGAAATTAGTACGGTATTTAGGCTCCGTTGGCGTTGGAGGGCACCGTTtgaatgatttttttttgcggaGTAGAATAACTAGACAGCCTCGGCCAAGTATTTAAACACTGGTTTCTAAACCTTGCTCAATTCTTTGGCGGCTCCAATCTGATTTGAAAAGTCTATCAGACCGctgaggaaaaaaaacccatTACTGAGGTGGTTATCAGTCCCCCAATCATAAAAGTGGAGTGGCGTGCAAATTATTCTCCCCTCCAAACTTCTCCCCGTCTCTagtttctcattctccccctcttcatccttccACGTTTTCCATTCATTTTTTTCGAAATCCCCCAACGTCTTCTTCCCGCCTAAGATGTCTGTTGTCGGTATTGATTTTGGTGCGCAGAGCACCAAGATTGGTGTTGCCCGGAACAAGGGCATTGACATCGTATGTGTTTGCCCCGCGTATTTCAGCCTCGCTCACAAGATtgcctttccccctccccctcctcctcctcctccagttTGTTGCGCATACCTTGCTTCATCTCGCGCCATGGACGATTTCTGCGCAGGAAATTCTTACTGAccaccttctctttttgaaCTCTACAGATCACCAATGAAGTTTCCAACCGTCAGACTCCGTAAGTGGTCTTCCTCCAATCACCCTTTTCTGATGCCCAATCTTGATGCCGCTTGTGATACCCACTTCATGATCACCAGCTTACCTCCATCGTTCTTTACAGTTCCCTGGTCGGATTCAACTCCCGCAGCAGAGCTATCGGTGAAGCTGCCAAGACACAAGAGACCTCCAACTTGAAGAACACCATCGGCTCCCTGAAGCGCCTGATCGGCCGATCTTACGATGACCCCGAtgttgaggttgagaagcAGTTCAACTCATCAAACATTTGTGAAGTCAATGGGTTGGCCGGTGTTGAGGTCAATTACCttggcaagaaggagaagttCACTGCGACACAGCTGGTTGCCATGTACTTGACgaagatcaaggacatcGCCTCCAAGGAGCTCAAGCTTCCCGTCTCGGATGTGACCGTCAGTGTTCCCGCCTGGTTCAGCGACGTCCAGCGCCGTGCCATGATCGACGCCGGTGAGATTGCCGGTCTGAACGTGCTCCGCCTGGTCAACgacaccaccgccaccgctcTCGGGTACGGTATCACCAAGTTGGACCTGCCCGGCCCCGAGGAGAAGCCCCGTCGGGTGGTCTTCGTCGACATTGGTTACAGTGACTACACTGCCTCCGTCGTCGAGTTCCGCAAGGGCGAGCTGAACGTCAAGTCCACTGCCTGCGACCGTCACTTCGGTGGTCGTAACTTCGATCAGGCCCTGACCGAGCGCTTCGCCGACGAGTTCAAGGAGAAGTTCAAGATCGACATCCGCACCAACCCCAAGGCCTGGTCCCGTACGCTGGCTGCcgctgagaagctcaagaaggtCCTCTCGGCTAACCCTCAGGCTCCTATGAGCATCGAGTCTCTTATGGAGGACACCGATGTTCGCGCCATGGTCAAGCgtgaggagctcgaggagatggTCAGCCCCCTTCTGAACCGTCTCACCGTGCCTCTGGAGCAGGctctcgccgaggccaagcttACTGTCGATGACATCGACAGCATTGAGATGGTCGGTGGATGCACCCGTGTCCCCGCCATCAAGGAGACCATCAGCAAGTTCTTCGGCAAGACTCTGTCCTTCACTCTGAACCAGGATGAGGCTATCGCTCGTGGCGCCGCTTTCTGCTGCGCCATCCTCTCCCCCGTCTTCCGCGTTCGCGACTTTGCCGTTCACGACATTGTCAACTACCCCATCGAATTCACCTGGGAGCAGTCCCCCGAAATTCCCGACGAGGACACCAGCCTGACTGTCTTCAGCCGTGGCAATGTCATGCCCTCTACCAAGATTCTCACCTTCTACCGCAAGCAGCCCTTCGACCTGGAGGCTCGCTACGCCCAGCCCGAGGCTCTGCCTGGCAAGGTCAACCCCTGGATTGGCCGCTTCTCCGTCAAGGGTGTCCAGGCCGATGCCAACGATGATTTCATGATCTGCAAGCTCAAGGCCCGCCTGAACCTGCACGGTGTTCTGAACGTCGAGTCTGGCTACTACGTCGAGGACATGGAGGTCGAGGAGCCCGTCCCCGAAGAGGGTGACAAGAACGGCGATGTAAGTCTCGGACCACCCCCCGTCATTCTCATTTGAAGTTGATACTGACatttttttgcttctttccaaGGCCATGGATACCAACGGCGAGGAACAGCCGAAGAAGACccgcaaggtcaagaagcagGTTCGCAAGGGTGACCTGCCCATCGTCTCCGGCACCGGCGGTGTGGACCAGGCCACCAAGGAGGCCTGGACCGAGCGTGAGAACTCCATGTATATGGAGGACAAGCTTGTTGCCGAGACcgacgagaagaagaacgagCTGGAGGCTTCCATCTACGAGCTCCGCGACAAGATTGAGGGCGTCTACTCCGAGTTCGCCAgtgacgaggagaaggagaagctcCGCTCCAAGCTGATGGACGTTGAGGTAAGTTGCTGACCACTTTTCAATTGCCAGCGGTCTCCGCGCCCTCACCAGAAATTGCGACTGACTTTGATTGCTTTAGGACTGGTTGTACGAGGAGGGTGACGACACCACCAAGTCCGTCTACGTctccaagatggaggagatcaacTTCATCGCTGGTCCCATCATCCAGCGCTACAAGGAgaaggtcgaggaggagcgCAATGCTGccctcaaggccgaggaggaggctgctgCCAAGAAGCGTGCCGAACTCGAGGCCatgaagaaggccgccgaGGATCTCCGCAAGGCTGAGGAGGAgcacaagaagaagctcgccgCCGAGGCTGGCGACGCCGAGATGCAAGATGCTCCCGCCGAGGGCGAGGCCACTCCTGCCAGCGAGGAGAAGCAGTAAATTCCGAGTCAGGTCTGACGAGATGAGACTCTTTTGCTCGCTTCTTCTACCGTCTCGTTTGACGCGTTGAGTGTTCAGGGAGGGATGTCAGCTCTATCTTACAGATGCTCccctttttttatttgttccccccccctcatctcactttctcctccccctcattttctttctttgagCGCACTCCCTCCCATGATGACGAAAAGATTTCAAGAgatgtttatttttttaACGGATCCCCCTAGACCTAACTAGTGATGTCGCTGGTTGGACCATGCACGTGATTTGGTTGCCTgttcttttggtctttttccacGGCAGCATCATTATGAATTGTAGATCGTTTCTTTCATGATGAAATAGATGAATTCAATCATGTCCAAAAGAATGCTCCTTCAAAATGCAGAATGAAATGAATAGTGGCCCTCGTAATCTTGGTCTTTCATTCTGTCTATCTGCAATGATAGTCGAGATGGATGACAATCCGCGGAGTGGAATGTCTTTACAGACAAACCGGGCATCCCAGTTTGTAGAGTTTCAAGGTCTGCGATAACTTAGAACATGATGGCCATCCATTGTCTACCTACTCGGCAATTATTGATATGAACCAGGACATGATACACTAGGTAGATCTGTATACAGTAGGATATAGAACCATGGAGTAGACTAGATGGGTGTTGAGAGACGGGTATCGGCTGGAGTACGGTTGGATTTCAGCCAAGCGTAATACCCAGCACGTCTCTGTTGTAATGGAAACTGGATTTTATGAGGCGGTTGCCCAGTGAAGAGATTCACATGTTAGCCCCCGCGAATGCTCAGGTAAGCACGGGAGAGAATCCCGACTTCTACTAGTCATGGTCGTGGTCGCTCGAGCGCATGAGCTAGATGCTGCAGTGTATCCATTCGGAGAGTTGCCTAGTCAGCGGGACAACCCGTAGACTATCCATTTTAATGCCGAACTACCGAGTTATTTGTTTCTTGATTTGTGTCGCCTTTGTTTCAcattctcgctctctctctctttcattctCTTGTCTTTCGACATATCATTCAGGTTCAAACCACAATGCATGAAGCCTCGATCTTTCTTATTCTGTAAGAAGATAAATGTTCGAACCTGCAGTGGTGAGAAGGTCCGGTTTAGCACCATTGCCGGATTTGTCCGCCGGAGTCTTGGCAGGATGGATGCCAAGAAACTGAAGTCCCTTCTTATCCCCGGCCTGAAATGACGAAACGGGCATCCGCCTCTGCATTTGAGACCACGAGGCGAAGGGGGAACAGCCGCCATTACTGTAGGTATAGAAGATAACATACAAGAGGACGGTCGAGAAACTTTCTTCTGGATCAATAGAAGTGCCAGGTTTGAGTTTACATGTTCTAGGTTTTCACTAGTACCTGTTGGCCTGTTCACGACGATAGTCTGGAGTCTCGAGTTTGTACTCTATACTCTGAAGAGATTCGGAATGCGATGCCTACTACACAACAATCAGATTCTCGAGGATCAGCTTGGTCTTCCCGGATCATATTCGAGGAATCAATATATCTGAGGGCTCCAGGATAGTAGGTACTTTGGCAGTATGGTCTACAACCGGGTAGGTACTACTACATAGGTAAGAGTACTGTTTCCAAGGTATGTGCCCGTGCAGTCACTACTACTCTCATTCGGTGCTTTGGAAGATTTTGTGGTTGATGGGATGTCCAGTTCTAAACAAAGCGCTTGTTCAAGTGCGCTTTGGGCTCCCACTGCATCTGCAAAGTCCAGTCCACATTAGCGTGGTGGTGTAAGCGTAGCAGCTGAGTTCAATTAGCGGCTCAACTGGCCAGCAAGTCACGCGGTCCGGCGTGACTTGCGAGTCATGACCGACTCGACGCCCGAATGTCCGACCGCCAGTCCTGCCACGCCGTTGGGCGGCCCCATCAGCAACATGGAGCCCGCCTAAAACCGTTTGAGCAGGTCAGCACGCGACCGACCCCGGTTGAACATGATCGCGATTCCGGATGTTGGATTACGGCAGTCATGCTAGTGCCTTGCGCCTTGAAGCCTTGAAGCCTTGCATCCTTCAAGTCTCTGTAAACTCTGGCGCAATGACACCGTCTGAGAGCGGGGCACCAGTCCGGATGATACCTCGCAAAATC
This genomic window from Penicillium oxalicum strain HP7-1 chromosome III, whole genome shotgun sequence contains:
- a CDS encoding La protein — encoded protein: MAEEQKPATNVAAEQDVQNVLAELKENGASTEAEKTDKTDAEEARIVAEAAKLGEKSEQSEEKPQQQNDSRPQRSGRFTRANNAKFDPSSQKETDDPVEIRKQVEFYFSDSNLPMDKFLLGKVGGSANNAVPLDLLHSFKRMRRFQPFEAIVKALKDSETLELTENDTAVKRKVPLPESINLDNNAEAVKVFEDKAMARSIYAKGFGKFGEEEPTTQLDIEAFFEPYGPIKAVRLRRTQDKTFKASVFVEFADEEKQKAFLELAEKPKWKGEDLIIKSKKEYCAEKVADIKAGKVFANTGRGGRPGRGGRGRGGRGGRGGRGGRDREDKRDWRERRNEDQQSGFKKDARGVPVIQATGTGEKRAREDESNGDHPAKKVDAKE
- a CDS encoding Chitin synthase D; this translates as MADGEQKSLQGYLQIQDVIYLAVVGPLMLAAVFEWVLWLAAFLYCLVKVYVKADHWSIKVLAALMIVLFTLFRLAFLPVMAVTLPLPSSISRHIPSHMATIFQWFAFWTFSILLTGPWLFCVYGLVTNHMGRKKRIKQVLDDQTAPKTVVVMPVYKEDPETLIKAVNSVVESDYPASCIHVFLSWDGDAIDESYLRVIHHLGIPVSLKCYPQSIDVVYKAVRITVSRFKHGGKRHCQKQTFRLIDRVYVEYLKLHDDLFVLFIDSDCILDQYCLQNFMYDMELKPGSPRNMLAMTGIITSTTTKNSLITVLQDMEYIHGQLFERSVESGCGAVTCLPGALTILRFSAFRKMAKYYFADKAEQCDDLFDYGKCHLGEDRWLTHLFMIGAKKPYQIQMCTGAFCKTEAVQTFKSLLKQRRRWFLGFITNEACMLTDIRLWVRYPLLCIVRFMQNTIRTTALLFFIIAIALITTSKKVDDLPVGFIGVSVGLNYLLMFYFGLQLKRFKTWLYPIMFVINPFFNWLYMVYGIFTAGQRTWVKARAQGDELNVDVDTFRAGLVRQRPVPVRPSVKVEGRFAPAEQIHDGSYLHPRDHIPAIVQMDGSLPQIPRIHPPGHFHYSSESLVSGSSDYGSHTVSLPQHVDSLMSEEDRRKWYYAHQATGSLGLSILEDRSDSCLVDLAAQRPVRIVRAATEARPGLVQLGSSEPATVSRVVKKGVARVPA
- a CDS encoding Heat shock protein hsp88, whose product is MSVVGIDFGAQSTKIGVARNKGIDILTSIVLYSSLVGFNSRSRAIGEAAKTQETSNLKNTIGSLKRLIGRSYDDPDVEVEKQFNSSNICEVNGLAGVEVNYLGKKEKFTATQLVAMYLTKIKDIASKELKLPVSDVTVSVPAWFSDVQRRAMIDAGEIAGLNVLRLVNDTTATALGYGITKLDLPGPEEKPRRVVFVDIGYSDYTASVVEFRKGELNVKSTACDRHFGGRNFDQALTERFADEFKEKFKIDIRTNPKAWSRTLAAAEKLKKVLSANPQAPMSIESLMEDTDVRAMVKREELEEMVSPLLNRLTVPLEQALAEAKLTVDDIDSIEMVGGCTRVPAIKETISKFFGKTLSFTLNQDEAIARGAAFCCAILSPVFRVRDFAVHDIVNYPIEFTWEQSPEIPDEDTSLTVFSRGNVMPSTKILTFYRKQPFDLEARYAQPEALPGKVNPWIGRFSVKGVQADANDDFMICKLKARLNLHGVLNVESGYYVEDMEVEEPVPEEGDKNGDAMDTNGEEQPKKTRKVKKQVRKGDLPIVSGTGGVDQATKEAWTERENSMYMEDKLVAETDEKKNELEASIYELRDKIEGVYSEFASDEEKEKLRSKLMDVEDWLYEEGDDTTKSVYVSKMEEINFIAGPIIQRYKEKVEEERNAALKAEEEAAAKKRAELEAMKKAAEDLRKAEEEHKKKLAAEAGDAEMQDAPAEGEATPASEEKQ